tatttattaaattaataagatataaaatatacattCTGAATAAGATTATAGATGGCATTGCTCTtccttaattattaattaggatGAGGACAAGTGGTACGAAGTGAACATAGTTGATGCAAACTGTAAACACGATACGCAGCGATTGGCAGAATGAATTAGAAAtacgtattttttaaaaaaaatataccatgtaatttataatatttattttttattattttttttataaataagtaATATGCCACtaatttcgtttattttatttagaaataaatttagctgaaaatataaattaaccagaatttgaacttaaaatcttgactaccaaccaccaaattctttgccacttatgCTAGCAACGatcgattattttttaaaattaattcagttaaaaaatataaagtaattaacttCCGAAGTAAAGATTTTGGACATCTGATCTTGGTCGCCTGTGTAAAAATATTGAGTGATGCCTGCCCATGTATTCCCAaagctttttaaaattttcttaataaacCAGTATTATATATGTGATTGCTTAATtggtaaagttttttttttttttttttttgatattacgACGTTGTCAGGGTGTTTAAAATACACTAGAATGTATTTAAAATTCCGTCATGCGAGCAAggcctaatatttttttatgaaggaacaatttataaaaacaacaaattaaGCTGCTTAGAATATATGCCAAGGTGGAATTGCCATGTATGGTAGCCAATTAGCTGttagtttttaaaatacaaagttGACTAAAGATGCAAACCGGTCGGATCCAGGGGCAGGAAGGGTCTCTCACCTCCCGCTTCATTTTTTATCGGATTTAGATGAATTTACGGCAGgtcaattttaattatattttcggCATCCATGTATCGCTCCATTCGGGACAGATTAGGATGGGAAcaaatttttgatgaattttttgagaattaggaaggatcaaagaaaaaaaaaaaaaaagtctcctATCTCTTCCTTCCTTTACTTGGCAAATCGGAAAGGATTTGAAGTCAATTacatttttctaaatttttgtttCCACTTACCATGATATTCGGAGGGTATCGGGACAGAagctccaccaatccggatTTATTAGGCCCAACCTGCAGGCCTCGCATAGCCAAACGAGTTACTTAATATGGGTCAAGCAATCTAGCCAGATCCTTTGGATCGGACTCGAAATATTTCAAAAACACATCAGGTAAAATTGTTAGCCCTGACCCTATGccatctaatattatatatacggACTGCAAAATATAGAGTGATTCCAGGTACATGGATTAGCTGCTCTTGCCTTTTTTCATTCAATCATTGTTTTCTTACTCTCAGCATCCAGAATAAAACTGATTGAAATAGATTTATATCTAACAAAAGGAACACAGAACATACCTTTTCTATAAGAAATCAATCAAGCAATTCAAAAGAACTCATAATTCACTCTCAATTCCTCAAATACTTTCACCGAGACGACCCGAAGAGCGTGAACACTCCCTTAAGCGCGATATCGAAGGCGTCCTCCATCCCCTCTCCAAGCCCCTGCTCGCCCGCTGCGTATATCAACCTCGGTATCATATCAACCACTCGCTCCCTCATCTGCCTCGCCCTCTCCTCTCCGATCCCATCTAACACTGCTCTTACGCGAACGTTCCCTTCTCTAACCTCCTTTTGATCTATAAAAACCGACCATTCGCTCTCCTTCCCTTGTACTGGAAGATACCACTGGTACTGCAAGTATGCACTCTCACGGAAGAATAGCACTGGGATTGCGCCCGCCACCATGCAATCAAACATAGAGCGCCGCGTGAAGCTATCTCCATTCGGTTGAAGGCAGAATGTTGAATCCAGGAATAGACTCATTGTTGCAGCATTTCTGTTCGCGCATCGGCTCCCGTCACAGTCCACAGCACGGCACAATGTGTTACCCGCAGCAGCGCACTCCTTCAATAGCAGTCCCCTAAAGTCATCCCTGAACCGTCGGGAGGAGCCTGCGAAACCAAAAAGCGTAGACCGAGATCGGTTTAGAATGAATTGTTGCCAGGCCCTGACGTCATCAACAGACCGAGGGTGAAACCCGGTTGGATAGGGTATTCCTACGTCCTTGTCATCCCCAGAACTCCGCTCGATTATAAGGCGAGTGACATTCTCCATGCCAGGCATGTTAAAAAAGTTGGAGCCCCAATCGCCGTCAGGCGGGCGGCGGAAGTCCCACGTTATGCGGCCAATGGCAATGAAGTGATCAGAGCCATTGGATCGCCTATATGGAGCTTGCCGTCGGATCCAACTTAGGAGAAGGGAGCAATCGCGATCGCGATCACTGTTAGTGGCATTCACGGACAAGATGTACCGGCCAACTGCAAGACCAGCATAGAAGGGAATGTAGAAGGCGGTGGCTGCAGACGGGTCAGTGGTGCGACATCGGTGGGTGAGGAGACGGCGGTGGAATATAGGCTCAATGTTAAACTGGTCGGTGGCGAACCAATGCGGCAGAAAAAGGGAAGGAAGAACATCTTTGAGGTTTGCAGCAGCAGGTAGGCCGAAGCCGGCATTAGAGAGGCCCGCGCAGCGGGAGGTCCAAGGATCCAAGGCGTCGCACGCGGCGAGGAGGTCACGATTGAATACTGGAGGGATATCATATACATATACTAAGCCGGTGTCGCAGGTTGAGATAGACGGCGGGCCACGAAGAAGGGAGAGGAAGCGAGGAAAGCGAGAGTAGAAggtggggaggaggagaaggaattGGATAGAAAGTATAGAGAGCACGAGGCCCGCGCGGTGGACCGGagagaggtggaggtggagggagGCGGCTGCGACCTTTGTTACGTGCACCGGCGAAGAGGAGTGAGGGGAATCCTCAGGTTTTTCGGAAACCTCCATCTCTGCAGTGACCTTCCAACTGTTCGGAAACTTTGAAGAGGTGAACTGAGATCTAGAAAATGGATCAACTCCAGAATTATACAGCTTTGCTATGTAAATGTCTACAATGTTGTCAAAGACTTTGTAATCACAATCACTTgatgaaacttttttttaaaaaaaaaaatcttttcccTGAAAAAACAGTTAAGAGGATGAACAGAGTATAGCAGGCATTTGATGCTTCTCACAACCTCCCATAGAAAGTTAGCTCTCTGGCCCCTCTGAGAGATCACTAGAGTGCAAATTACCATATTTGGAATGCTAATGTATCTACCTAATTTCTTTCCTTGTTATCACTCATCATCAAGGGATTGATTACTTCCCTTCATTGCCCTCCAAGGTGCTCGGTTAAGTTCatgcattttgttttttttttaactcactAAAAAACTCGTAGTGAGTTGTTCTCGGAATAAAAGGAATGTGTTAATCTAATGTAACTTACCATCATCGCCTCACAGAGGATTTTGCTCCATTTGGAATAAAAGGAATGTTAGGAAGATTATTATTGTGTCGGACATAGTAGGAAAAtcagttattattatcataTCCATGATGTCGCGCAGATTAAGGGTGATTTTAACAAAGAATGTTTtctttaaaacaaaattaaattctaataagAACTTTCCATTCTTCAGCTCTCATGAGAGTTGACTTGGTCTGCTCGTTCGCAATCAAATCCCTGACGCTTATTACTCAAACTTACAGAAGTTACAGTGTCAAGTACGCCATAATGGTAAACAGAGTTCAGATGCTGAGCGATTCCGGCTCAAATTCAGAGTTTTTCGAGGCAAAACATACAACaaattagaaaggaaaaaaagaaaagaaaaagactcTCTATTTTCCCTTCTTAAGAAGGAGGGGTCCAACGTTATCGCCCGTAGCCTTATTGTGCTTCACGTGGCTCCCATCGCACAGCGGGAACGTCCCCGATCTCCAACACCTTCACAAATCACaatgaaaatataatagagAATAATTAACGAAGGGGGCGggtgtttagggttttagggttttaggttacCGGCAATAGGCGGTGAGGGGCTTGGAGAGCTCGGGGACGAGGACGGAGTCGACGACCTTGTCCTCGTTCTTCCGAACCCCGGGGTTTACCCACCCCTCCGCTCTCACCGCCACGCGGCGGTCGCGGgggcgagggagagggagggtACGGGGTCGGGGTCGGTTGCTGCGGAGGGTCTCCGAGGAAGGGGCGTAGGAGAACCGTGCCCCGATCACAGAGGCGGCGGGGATCGGAGACGCCATTGTTGGTGTTGGGAGCTTTGCGGAATTTGGGGGAAGGGGAAGGGTCTCCGACGAGAGCGAgggtttagatttttatttttatttttatttttcgggATTTGGATGTGTGGCGCGCACGAGCTCGTTGGGGGATCGGAGTGTGGGAATCAACCAAGCTAAGGGAGGGGGGACTGCCACGTCAACGCTCACATCACGGGCTCGAATAGTTCGTGACCTTTTGCGGATCGTGCAGGGCCTCTGGGCCGGAAAAGTGTGATGTGGTTAAGCCCATGAGCGTGTCGTACCAGACCAACCCACGTATCTCTAAAATGCACTCACTActttggaaaaaaatatttagtttgtTCTTGTAGTAAATGATGAGTTGCATGCATCACACTATTGGATTAGGATATGATTTCTCCAATCTCAATAAAAAAGATActctttttaaaactttattttagtCCAACAGCATTAGACATGCTTGAATATTAAATAAGCTCCAAACAATCCAAACTACGCAATATTTTGCGAAGAATATCCAAACATATTTTCTACTTTACTCTTGGCTAGGGGTGTAATATGCGTCGTGTTAGACCTGCAAGGTTCAGATTTTTTGGGCAGCCACAAAAGGGTCGTGGCTTGGTTCGGGCTTAAATCCGGGCAGTGCCAAGCTAGGCCACTTTTCTTTGAACTATGGCCTAGAACCGGGGTGGGCCGTGCCGAATCCATAGCCAGCCcatttaactatatatatatatatatatatatatatatatatatatatagagataNTAATGATTGGAGAGAATGTGCAAGTTCCAATTGGCATCAATTGGTCTAGTTAATCGTGCATATCATTTTGTTACCATAtatctttttctgtttttacaATAGAGAATATAGTTCTCATTTTACAAATGTGATAGCTATTTGGTTATTGAATTATCTGCATATCTAGTCTCTATATTAGTATATTaccacttttcttctttttttttcctatttttataGCAGAAAATTATGGTCTTATTTTGTTTGTGATAACTGACTGGTTATTGAATTTTCCatttatacttttatgaatatGATCGCTTTCGTAgttataagtcattttcgatgatagagcttccgaattgacgatccataccgttaaacattatctagagcatttaaaatttctagaaatcaaattttttttaactctccctataataataataatatagagcATTAACATAAAAAAGAACCGTAGTTAATTGACCCATTTGTGCTCTTATGCACGCCACCACATTAATCCTTAATAAAGCTGGGCCAAACAGGTGCCATAAGAGTCGCAAGTATAGGGCGCAACCCTTTACTGAATCGGACGCAAATAATTGCTTCTTACTCACGTGCTTATGTACAAGCCAAAGAATGCGATATGGCGACAGCGTTGGATCGATGGTTCCAGAATGGAGAAACAGCAAGAAAGGGATCCGATTAATCCGCATCGGCCCCGGCCCACACCAGTGGCCATGATGGGTGTACCGCGCCAGCTCACACAAGCTGCTCCCAACGCCTCTTAATTACACTCTCCCATTCTCTACGGTGATCAAGTTGCCCACGGCTTgaattacaatatatatatatatatatatatatatagagagagagagagagagagagtagagctagaatacttgtaaaagtatcacccaagtgatatttgtgtgtttttagcccttggatagagagatgtgaggttgagatgatagtggtaggtggtggtaggtggtggtaggtggaatagtgtttgatccaaggattattagtaatcaaaaagtagatccaatggctaaaaacacataagtatcacttgggtgatacttgtaaaagtattctagccctactctatatatatatatatatatgaattaggctggaatactattaatagtaaaacgttttttttgctatcaagtttttaacctttggatgaaaaattgtagggtcaggatgatattagtcggttagagttgagtggtccccctagggttgagtggtccccactgggttatagtatttaatccaatggttagaaatgatgaaaagaattgatccaaaggccaaaaaactggtagcaacaatgggattttgctactaatagtagcccagtccaactctatatatatatatatagagagaaagagagagagagagctactatgctatcggaaacaTAGAGGATctgatatttttcatttttttgtccatagattaatccctttgatcatttctaacctttgaattaatattattatcctatGGGGACCACTCTATCCTAAAAATACTACTCAACCCTGGGGGAACCGCAATCACCCCaactgtataattttttatccaagagctaaaaaatcgaaaacttcaaatactctatacttccgataatatagtagctctacGCTATATATTATACCAGTTTGTTAAAATcagaacggcgaaaaatagatccagaaaataacttaatgcaagaaaagaaaagataaggaaataacacaccgatattttcttgtactccgcctttttcgacattaataaagtatttgctccgtcttcgcccgtggacgtaggccgttggtatatatatatatatatatagtccggctactatgctattaatagcacgaaacacttggtgctaccaagttttccgccgttagatctacccttttgattatttttacccgttagatcatactattcaaccaactacccactcaaccctaggggggcccacatcatcctaaccgcacatctcttaatccaatggtcaaaaacttggtagcaccaatgactttgtgctattaatagcatagtagctagcctagttatatatatatatatatatatattgtagatattatgttatatataccATAATAATCAATTATGATATAATTTTTGCGAGCTTATCTAAAAAGTATCATACGGGCCAAAGAAGGCTCGATCCTATTCCTAAGAAAGAAATGTTTAATCTATCTTTTCCGCTTTTTACCGCTAGTCAGGTTGAAACGCTAGCTAAATCTCGTTGTCGCATAGCATTTGGGTTACTAAACTAATTTTACTTCATGAAAACTTTATATTAGAACTTGTATTTTAGCTAGGTAGGGCTTAATGGTTGTATTTGAGATCTCAAACTCGAAATCTAGTCGCTTCTTATTTGTAATTGGGTTCAgtttcataaaaataaacaaaagagagagtttgctatctttctctctcacataaAATGAGAACTTACGTTTAGATACATTTAGTTTTACTAATGGGTGTATTATAATACAGTTCTTATTcaattattatgatttttttagagTTTTGTTTGTCAGATATGAGAACTTTTGATTTATCAAAACCCAAACCTTACAAGCACTAAAAGGCCGGGACATGCATGCATCAGCTTTGCAAGCTAAAATTGCCTTCCTGGTATTCATCCATAAGACAACTAATGATCTAGATTAACCCTAGACCTACcttatcttttcctttttctttttttaatctcttttcCATATTCTCATCTTTAAAACCATGTTGCTACTCCTTTATTCTTATCCTCCCCCTCACGTTATGCGCTTCCACTTCTTTGCATGAACAATGCTCCTTCTAATTATACTTTCCTCTTCTGCTTTGTTCTGATGTCTAGTTCATTTATTCTCCAATTGCTTCTCATAAggctaagtatatatataccaaTTCGCAaaaggattttattttattatttttgttcttACTGAAATGGATATAAAGAGATGAAGATGAAGGTAATTAAGATGAAGAGGGCAGGGCGAGAATGAGAGATAATTTAAGTGCTTtggtaaaaaattttcaattacaCAAACGGTACTTGTGAGATAATTAATGAGGTTGACAAATTTGTAACcattaaaccaaaaaaatattaaagatcaaatacataggtgtaaaCATAATTTATCTGAGTTAAGCAAAAATTCCCTTAGGGCTACTATTTTGCACGGGGTGTTAATGCAAATGGCAACTTGTTCCTAATTATAGTTGTTGTGTTGGCGGGGGTAAttgcaaaaaacaaaaaaaaaaaaaagtggaaatGATCCCTAACACGCATGAGATCAGTCCATTCATCATTATCATGATTTTATTTCGAGTTTTTGGGCATAAATGAACGTGATCTCCCCCACACTGGACCGAGCACTTGAGGGGTGATATACTGATATATGAATTATTATCTATGTCACACCATTACAAGCCTATTAAATAGCATACGAATGGGTTGGTGCAACTAGTAGTTagcaatagtttttttttttttttttagagatagaaagcacgctatccgcttcgtttatttcatttagaaataaacttagctagaaatgtgaatcaactaggattcgaacttagatctcgggtaccaaccgccAAGTCCTTTGCTATTTGTTCTAGGAACGGCCGGTGTAGTTAGCAATAGTTAAGAGCGAGTAAGAGAGAAAAGGTTTATAGAAAATGAGAGATTAAAGAgataattctttaaaaaaataaatctaaactaAGTTAGATaaaattacattaaaaaaataataaattttaaatactcctcttataattttatatttcccCCCCGCCCCAACGAGTCCACGTTACGAATTTGCTTTATCCGACCCAACCGAATCATTTGGTGCAAACCAAGTCCCCTCTTTCCAGCCGAGCGAAAAGCGATGGGCGCGCAAAAGCGAACGGAACTTCTCGGCAGCGTGATTTCCCCCCACCGACCCACCCACACGCACACGTACTTTTCAACATTTTCACAAATCACGACACAGCGCGTTCCAACAAGTACCAGAGAGGCCCCATAATAAGTAAATTACATAAACAGGCACAATTCTTAAAGAAATTATTTCTTGGACCACACTATATAAATCaggattttttcaaaatttcaaatatgtttcataattactatataaataaggatctttcaaaaattcaaatatgtttCATAATTACTATAGTAGTGTAGTGGAGTGGTTGTTATCTGAAATACCAGCTTCTGTCACTTTATTAGCACGTTTTCAAGCAgtgtggaaaaagaaaaataaaacccaGAAAACTCttttcataaatatttatttttttttattttacttatctattttagaaatttttattttatttcttaaaaaattaatgttataATACTTAACTCATTACTGCTACAAATTCATTGTTATTCCCTGCATAAACTATACGGTACAACTGAATAAATACTAATAtacttatttaaaatatatttatttaatatgcataaatgataacaaaaaaataattagtaaatagTTAGAGATTTctttcataaaattaaaatctcctTCGAGAgaaaatatacattttttgtatattttttatatcttttaagCATATAATGGTTTCTCAGTAAGTTTTTTGACTGCATCATCTAATTTATGcacaaaatagaataaaattataacaaCACCGGACTAAGTAGTCCAATgctaaattttctatattttaacaCAAAAAAATCTAGTGGCATAACCATAACAAATCCAATATATAAGTGAGCAATGTTActtgcatttttttaaaaaaatgagtgtctatcttatatatatatatactcattaTTCAAGGGCCCAAGCCCAACCTTCTCATGCTAGTTTCTAtccatctttatttttttatacgaAAAAGTTTACATAGTAACTATGTTAATCTTTGGATATATATTGTAagcatataaaatataatgatatatttaaaaaattcaaagatatataatataaaacataaataaaatatttcaatattGTAGATTACAAATAGTGGTTAAGATTTaggagtaatgcttctatactttttttttttttttaccgtttaTTCACAcgtattcaacggctcagatttagtttttttaaaattgtgacctgcaatagcaggtcactttgggagaggtacaggttaccaggtacctcaaaaaaggatatttttgtctcTTAATACAtaggcaatttagtcattttacatctactatattttcaaaatttttattttttctttgtttcctttttctctctctatctttcctttcataatttggcatttcatatagtaaaaatttcaaatgatttgacactatgatcattgaattcaaactttaaatagtaatatgaaattcctctaatttaaatttcacttttaaatttaaaatttaatattatattcaaatttatattttaaaaatttaagtttcatataaatactttgaaatatggtaaacagaaataattgtttgaattctagtcttctggtttaggtttggttttgggtttcgaaaaattggtcagttttgaatttggatatggatttttgaaatccgtcgagttcggaaataagttttatgattgttagtcagattcgaattcaaattcctaactattttttttctcaccaataattctaatctttttaatttatatgtttaaaattatatttaaaatatttattagctctaacagttaaattatcattctgtttaaaatatttattatctttaccggttccaaattgttcttaatgttattcggttcaataggttaaaatcagattcttgatagaataggtcaaagtctgatcagtcaaatcaatcggttcaatctagtttttaaatcattgaatttaaaatttaaatagtaatatgaaattcctctagagaaatctagttgtagaaatcttactctctaagttttttatgcattacgttttaaactggtgcgaataaactgtattttaaatcttggtagaaatttagtttttaaatagtaatatgaaattcctctaatttaaatttcacttttaaattttaagtatttaatttttaaaatttaaattcatcgtatttagaaataaaactatttctaaaatttctataatttaaattaatgcataatttgagaaacactaaaacatttaaagtagattcctaaattaatgcctaataattgcataaatttggttaatcaattaatttcctaaattagtgctaattaatgcataaatttaggacctcaattaaaagtttctttaaatattgtattatttaattaccaaactaatcttgaataaaataatctttttacctgctaagtattaaagttacatttttaccctctattaatcaacggttaagatcttttttatttttttttaaaaaaagtaccgaatcatttctcaagatttagattttaatCCAAGGACCCCTAGATTGAGTTTTTGAAGACCAGGGTGGAAGAACAGGGGTCCATGTAATAATGGCTCCGTGCATGTGCTACCATTTTACAAAAGCAAGCACATGGCCTCATGTCAGATGTCTACGAGACTACACACTTGCCCATCCCAAATTCCCAATCTCCATTTCAACCTACAGTCCCATTCCCAGCTTTACTTCCCATAAATTATCCCAATAAAAGATTAGACCAATGCCGTACAGTTCTAGATtaaatgtatattttattttattttttttctataatctattgatggagagaaatcgcggcttAATCCGTG
This genomic window from Ananas comosus cultivar F153 linkage group 3, ASM154086v1, whole genome shotgun sequence contains:
- the LOC109707689 gene encoding xyloglucan galactosyltransferase XLT2, which produces MEVSEKPEDSPHSSSPVHVTKVAAASLHLHLSPVHRAGLVLSILSIQFLLLLPTFYSRFPRFLSLLRGPPSISTCDTGLVYVYDIPPVFNRDLLAACDALDPWTSRCAGLSNAGFGLPAAANLKDVLPSLFLPHWFATDQFNIEPIFHRRLLTHRCRTTDPSAATAFYIPFYAGLAVGRYILSVNATNSDRDRDCSLLLSWIRRQAPYRRSNGSDHFIAIGRITWDFRRPPDGDWGSNFFNMPGMENVTRLIIERSSGDDKDVGIPYPTGFHPRSVDDVRAWQQFILNRSRSTLFGFAGSSRRFRDDFRGLLLKECAAAGNTLCRAVDCDGSRCANRNAATMSLFLDSTFCLQPNGDSFTRRSMFDCMVAGAIPVLFFRESAYLQYQWYLPVQGKESEWSVFIDQKEVREGNVRVRAVLDGIGEERARQMRERVVDMIPRLIYAAGEQGLGEGMEDAFDIALKGVFTLFGSSR
- the LOC109707691 gene encoding CDGSH iron-sulfur domain-containing protein NEET encodes the protein MASPIPAASVIGARFSYAPSSETLRSNRPRPRTLPLPRPRDRRVAVRAEGWVNPGVRKNEDKVVDSVLVPELSKPLTAYCRCWRSGTFPLCDGSHVKHNKATGDNVGPLLLKKGK